The following are encoded in a window of Bacillus sp. SORGH_AS_0510 genomic DNA:
- a CDS encoding YneF family protein: protein MGMYILVGILALVAGVALGFFIARKYMMSYLKKNPPINEQMLKMMMMQMGMKPSQKKINQMMSAMNKQQSK, encoded by the coding sequence ATGGGTATGTACATTCTAGTTGGTATACTAGCATTAGTAGCTGGTGTAGCGCTAGGATTTTTCATTGCTCGCAAATATATGATGAGCTACTTAAAGAAAAATCCGCCAATCAATGAGCAAATGTTAAAAATGATGATGATGCAAATGGGTATGAAGCCTTCACAAAAGAAGATCAACCAAATGATGTCTGCTATGAATAAACAACAATCCAAATAA
- a CDS encoding DUF4257 domain-containing protein: MLEDIIFSVVIGGLVGFAGHVRKHGKIIMPRKTKKFIYLGFLEELLLGSVASLLLVLYTAPNSLVEIIIFSIIASIGGDTIMIRFKLLNSQENEK, from the coding sequence ATGTTAGAGGACATTATTTTCTCTGTAGTAATTGGTGGATTGGTGGGATTCGCTGGTCATGTACGGAAACACGGCAAAATCATTATGCCGAGAAAGACAAAAAAGTTCATTTATCTGGGTTTTCTAGAAGAATTGCTTCTAGGTTCGGTAGCCTCCCTTCTGCTCGTTTTGTACACAGCACCTAACTCATTAGTAGAGATCATTATTTTTTCCATCATTGCCAGTATTGGCGGTGATACGATCATGATTAGATTTAAATTATTAAACAGCCAAGAAAATGAAAAGTAA
- a CDS encoding LysM peptidoglycan-binding domain-containing protein — MKKIWNQYSYAITLILLSCSLAIILSFQNHSNDEDHYMKVTISEGDSLWDISNQYSTQHSLTNKQFVGWVKKHNKISNDQIFPGEEIIIPVSKEDSTDTTQLASAPGN, encoded by the coding sequence ATGAAAAAAATTTGGAACCAATACTCTTATGCAATTACTCTTATTCTGTTAAGCTGTTCATTAGCAATCATTCTTTCCTTTCAAAATCACTCAAATGATGAGGATCATTATATGAAGGTGACTATTTCGGAGGGAGATTCATTATGGGATATTTCAAACCAGTATTCTACTCAGCACTCACTAACAAATAAACAATTTGTTGGTTGGGTTAAAAAACATAATAAAATTAGTAACGATCAAATTTTTCCTGGTGAAGAGATTATCATCCCTGTTAGCAAGGAAGACTCCACAGACACAACACAGCTTGCTAGCGCTCCAGGAAACTAG
- a CDS encoding MerR family transcriptional regulator, whose product MSGKEIRRSMPLFPIGTVMQLTELTARQIRYYEEHQLISPARTEGNRRLFSLNDIDRLLEIKDLIDQGVNMAGIKQLFAVKLQQEESQGKQAEKVKRELTDEQLRKLLRNEIIHSGRNNRSTLRHGDMSRFFH is encoded by the coding sequence GTGAGTGGAAAGGAAATTCGCCGTTCCATGCCACTGTTTCCCATCGGAACTGTCATGCAACTAACGGAGCTTACAGCAAGGCAAATCCGCTATTATGAAGAGCACCAATTGATTTCTCCAGCTAGAACCGAGGGGAACAGGCGTCTGTTTAGCCTTAATGATATTGATAGGCTTCTAGAAATAAAGGATTTAATTGATCAAGGAGTCAACATGGCGGGGATAAAACAACTCTTCGCAGTTAAACTCCAGCAAGAGGAATCACAAGGGAAGCAAGCAGAAAAAGTGAAACGTGAATTAACAGATGAGCAATTAAGAAAGCTTCTCCGCAACGAAATTATTCATTCTGGAAGAAACAATCGATCTACATTACGTCATGGCGATATGTCTCGATTCTTCCATTAA
- a CDS encoding M48 family metalloprotease — protein MSSISINKVEEEVSTECPNCLKTIPAHKGYITWCECGYNLHTAKEEEPKRKSRMVRLYDHLGERSGEFIFQQMMNTTNFTQRKSLVNIIALMIATIVHATSVASFAFGIYLLIFQHNHFVLLFFGLVLLGIAWFIRPRVGRLEKNERIIPRDEMPATYAVLDNLADAMGIKRIDGIVINEDYNAAIKKIGWRRRTIVYIGIPLFSALTPDEQCSVFAHELGHYQNNDLTYGFYVGTAINTLYDWYTLLDPVQSEQTFEYSLLDMITNFILKLLAQIPYLTFSLLLHLLWNQKQIGEYLADYRAAQICGSITVIKDLEKLHMDRVYYHALSRVSVNDLQTNVIDEFKQALSIMPEREKIRIKLQLAKEKFKLNETHPPTIYRIQFIEKQNLTRRFSIDPLKGKKMNQELDLFKEKIHGIAVENYRYYWLN, from the coding sequence TTGAGTAGTATATCAATAAATAAGGTGGAAGAGGAAGTTTCTACGGAATGTCCAAACTGCTTGAAAACCATCCCTGCTCATAAAGGTTATATTACTTGGTGTGAGTGTGGATATAATTTACATACAGCTAAAGAAGAAGAGCCGAAAAGGAAATCAAGAATGGTTCGACTCTATGACCATCTGGGAGAAAGAAGTGGAGAATTTATTTTTCAACAAATGATGAATACCACAAATTTTACACAAAGAAAATCATTAGTAAATATAATTGCACTAATGATAGCGACTATTGTTCATGCTACAAGTGTAGCTTCTTTTGCGTTTGGAATATATTTATTAATTTTCCAACATAACCATTTTGTCTTGCTGTTTTTTGGTCTCGTATTATTGGGGATTGCGTGGTTCATAAGACCACGTGTAGGAAGATTAGAGAAAAATGAACGCATTATACCTAGAGATGAAATGCCTGCAACATATGCCGTGTTAGACAATTTAGCAGACGCCATGGGGATAAAAAGGATAGACGGAATTGTTATTAATGAAGATTATAATGCGGCCATTAAAAAGATTGGCTGGAGACGAAGAACGATTGTATATATTGGAATTCCACTTTTTTCAGCCTTGACCCCGGATGAACAATGTTCTGTTTTTGCACACGAGTTAGGGCATTATCAAAATAATGATCTTACATATGGTTTTTATGTAGGTACAGCAATTAACACACTATATGATTGGTATACCTTATTAGATCCAGTTCAATCGGAGCAGACCTTCGAATATAGTCTCCTTGATATGATAACAAATTTTATCTTAAAACTATTAGCTCAAATTCCATATTTAACTTTCTCATTATTGCTGCATTTACTTTGGAATCAAAAACAGATTGGAGAGTATTTAGCAGATTATCGTGCGGCCCAAATTTGTGGAAGTATAACAGTCATAAAGGACTTGGAAAAACTTCATATGGATAGGGTTTATTACCATGCACTGTCTAGAGTTTCGGTTAACGACTTGCAGACGAATGTAATTGATGAATTCAAACAAGCCCTTTCTATCATGCCTGAACGTGAAAAGATCCGAATAAAATTACAACTTGCAAAGGAAAAATTTAAATTAAATGAAACACATCCACCGACAATTTATCGAATTCAATTCATTGAAAAACAAAATCTAACAAGAAGATTTTCCATCGATCCACTGAAAGGTAAAAAAATGAACCAGGAGCTTGATTTGTTCAAGGAAAAAATTCATGGGATTGCGGTAGAAAATTATCGGTATTATTGGCTGAATTAG
- the sirA gene encoding sporulation inhibitor of replication protein SirA produces the protein MRKYQLYLIEDEFAAHYFGRERLFFQLFQEHQQAVGELKFITKKQISYITKRVEVLKIHQLIQKQLGKIKGFKADHGAYTIELSGKLSTAKVEVFQDLITVEALGSYEAETAFFEVLRKCESSFLAIDLEHQRYGWLKPIKERKFI, from the coding sequence GTGAGAAAATATCAGCTATATTTAATAGAAGATGAATTTGCGGCCCATTACTTCGGAAGAGAGCGACTATTTTTTCAGCTTTTTCAGGAACATCAACAAGCTGTTGGCGAGCTAAAATTTATAACTAAAAAACAAATTTCATATATTACAAAAAGAGTGGAAGTCTTAAAAATTCATCAGTTAATCCAAAAACAGCTTGGAAAAATTAAGGGATTTAAGGCAGACCATGGTGCATATACAATCGAATTGAGCGGAAAACTAAGTACGGCAAAGGTTGAAGTGTTTCAGGACTTGATTACTGTAGAAGCACTAGGAAGCTATGAAGCGGAAACAGCTTTCTTTGAAGTGCTTAGAAAATGTGAATCGTCCTTTTTAGCTATTGACCTTGAACATCAACGATATGGCTGGTTAAAGCCTATAAAGGAAAGAAAATTCATCTAA
- a CDS encoding DUF896 domain-containing protein, producing MLSKEKMDRINELARKSKSTGLTESEAKEQSKLRSEYLATFRSSMLDTLTNTKFIDPEGNDVTPEKIKARKKNTLH from the coding sequence ATGCTATCAAAAGAGAAAATGGATAGAATTAATGAACTTGCGAGAAAATCCAAATCAACAGGATTAACTGAATCAGAAGCAAAAGAGCAATCTAAACTAAGAAGTGAGTATTTAGCAACTTTCCGTTCCAGTATGCTTGATACCTTAACAAATACAAAGTTCATTGACCCTGAAGGTAATGACGTAACACCTGAAAAAATAAAAGCAAGGAAGAAAAATACACTTCATTAA
- a CDS encoding recombinase family protein encodes MKAIIYCRVSTNKDTQETSLERQEEELIQLAKQHQFEIDTIIKEQASGYDFDREGILQLLDRIKEKQVHALLIQDETRLGRGNAKIALLHCIFKEDIKLYSISHNGELQLSESDSMVLQIVSMVEEYQRKLHNAKIKRGMRRAVERGYQPQDNLKNLNESSGREKIEVPIQEIVRMRENDMTFSEIAATFRGLGHRISKATVHRRYQEYIESQNE; translated from the coding sequence ATGAAAGCAATAATTTACTGTCGTGTTAGCACGAACAAAGATACGCAGGAAACATCATTGGAACGGCAGGAAGAAGAATTAATCCAATTGGCTAAACAGCATCAATTCGAAATTGACACTATTATCAAAGAACAAGCAAGCGGTTATGATTTTGATCGAGAGGGAATCCTTCAACTATTAGACCGAATCAAAGAGAAACAGGTTCATGCGCTGTTAATCCAGGATGAAACACGTCTTGGACGGGGAAATGCCAAGATAGCTCTTCTTCATTGCATATTTAAGGAGGATATCAAACTATATAGCATATCTCATAATGGGGAATTACAACTTTCAGAATCGGATTCAATGGTATTACAAATTGTTAGTATGGTGGAAGAGTATCAACGAAAGCTACATAATGCTAAGATTAAGCGTGGAATGAGGCGGGCGGTAGAGAGAGGATATCAACCCCAAGATAATTTGAAGAATCTCAATGAATCGTCAGGAAGGGAAAAAATTGAGGTTCCCATTCAAGAAATTGTTAGGATGAGGGAAAATGACATGACTTTTTCCGAAATTGCTGCAACTTTCAGAGGGTTGGGGCACCGTATTTCTAAAGCTACCGTACATAGAAGATATCAGGAATATATAGAATCACAAAATGAGTAG
- a CDS encoding spore germination protein, producing MLKQLWNKLNQTNQQENIEDVHSDELIRLKQSSVFRELIRNNEAITKIYKSPKNQDINTRGFIIGGLGKKASIVFLAPIVDTLHIEKSIVAPLLTNTDSNKEIESIIINQSTRKIFTFKEVLSEINRGNTILFIDNYTTAFAMDTVQIKARNIEKAENEVILKGPKEGFTENVFDNISLIRKKFKTESLINESVTVSKKNNSEVFILYLDDVVNPDLLEKVKKRLQSFEVDVIQNLGILEQYIEDKEGSLFPTTLYTEKPDRAASFIQDGYIVLLMDSSPASLVVPATFWAFFHTPDEHYLRFLFGNFTRALRGMAIFIALFTSAIYISITNYHAQMIPPDLLLAISSTRERVPFPAFIEILIMEIAFELIREAGLRVPNPIGPTIGIVGALILGQAAVEANVISPLVIIVVALSGLSSFAVSDISFNFAIRIIRFIFIIAAGVLGIYGMVIVFVMGLSYMVSIRSFGVPYLAPMTPRYKASQDTVFRRFLQNERWRPGFLKPKDLEKKGDTT from the coding sequence TTGTTAAAACAATTATGGAACAAATTAAATCAAACGAATCAACAAGAAAACATAGAAGATGTCCACTCTGACGAACTAATTAGACTTAAACAAAGTTCAGTATTCAGAGAGCTTATAAGAAACAATGAAGCAATTACAAAAATATATAAATCACCGAAAAACCAGGATATAAATACTAGGGGATTTATCATAGGTGGATTAGGAAAAAAGGCAAGTATAGTATTCTTAGCTCCCATTGTTGACACTTTACATATTGAGAAATCCATTGTTGCCCCACTGCTAACAAACACAGATAGTAATAAAGAAATTGAATCAATTATTATTAATCAATCTACAAGGAAGATATTTACATTCAAGGAAGTCCTTTCTGAAATTAATAGGGGAAATACAATATTATTTATAGATAATTATACAACTGCTTTTGCCATGGATACGGTCCAAATAAAAGCTAGAAACATTGAAAAAGCTGAAAATGAAGTAATTTTAAAAGGCCCTAAAGAGGGATTTACTGAAAATGTTTTCGATAATATCTCCTTAATTAGAAAAAAATTTAAAACGGAAAGTTTAATCAATGAATCTGTAACAGTTTCAAAGAAAAATAACAGTGAAGTGTTTATTCTATATTTAGATGATGTAGTTAATCCAGATTTATTAGAAAAGGTAAAAAAACGATTACAATCATTTGAAGTAGATGTAATTCAAAATCTAGGGATATTAGAACAATACATTGAGGACAAAGAAGGGTCGTTGTTCCCAACCACACTCTATACAGAAAAGCCTGATAGGGCGGCATCATTTATACAAGATGGTTATATTGTATTATTAATGGACAGTTCACCTGCCAGTTTAGTGGTACCTGCAACATTTTGGGCCTTTTTTCACACACCGGATGAGCATTACTTACGTTTTTTGTTTGGCAACTTTACAAGAGCCTTGCGAGGCATGGCTATCTTTATCGCCTTATTTACTTCGGCCATTTACATTTCAATTACTAACTATCATGCTCAAATGATTCCACCAGATCTTTTGTTAGCAATATCATCAACAAGGGAAAGAGTCCCATTCCCAGCATTTATTGAAATTCTTATTATGGAAATTGCCTTTGAATTAATCCGTGAAGCCGGTCTGCGAGTGCCAAATCCAATAGGACCCACCATTGGTATTGTGGGTGCGTTAATTTTAGGACAAGCAGCAGTGGAGGCGAACGTTATCAGTCCTCTAGTGATTATTGTGGTTGCACTAAGTGGTCTATCATCCTTTGCGGTGAGCGATATTAGCTTCAATTTTGCGATTCGAATCATAAGATTTATCTTTATTATTGCTGCTGGCGTTCTTGGAATTTATGGGATGGTGATTGTATTTGTTATGGGGTTGTCCTACATGGTTTCAATCAGAAGCTTTGGAGTTCCATATTTAGCTCCAATGACTCCTAGATATAAAGCATCTCAGGATACAGTGTTTAGAAGGTTTTTGCAAAATGAAAGATGGAGGCCAGGTTTCTTAAAGCCCAAGGATTTAGAAAAAAAGGGAGACACAACGTAA
- the tkt gene encoding transketolase — MFNSIDDLSVTSIRTLSIDAIEKANSGHPGMPMGAAPMTYTLWTRFMNHNPKNPKWFNRDRFVLSAGHGSALLYSMLHLSGYNLSMDDLKQFRQWGSKTPGHPEYGHTEGVEATTGPLGQGIAMAVGMAMAERHVASVYNKDKFELINHFTYSICGDGDLMEGVSAEAASLAGHLKLGRLVVLYDSNDISLDGDLDKSFSESVKDRFLSYGWQYLRVEDGNNLDEIAKALEDARNDLDRPTMIEVRTVIGYGSPNRAGTSGVHGSPLGADELKLTKEAYKWTFEEDFHVPQEVYDNFQKLIVETGEKKEKEWNDLFAQYKTEYPELAAQLEQALNNELPAGWDKDIPVYSEGKSLASRASSGEVLNGIAKNLPIFIGGSADLAGSNKTMIKGSKDYMPGSYEGRNFWFGVREFAMGAAMNGIALHGGVKVFGGTFFVFSDYLRPAIRLAALMGLPVTYVFTHDSIAVGEDGPTHEPVEQLAALRAMPGLSIIRPADGNETAAAWKLAIESTNKPTALVLTRQDLPTLKGTDTNAYGGVSKGAYVVSPSERETPDALLLATGSEVSLAVEAQKALAGEGIHVSVVSMPSWDRFEQQSQEYKDSVLPKNVKKRLGIEVGSSFGWHKYTGDDGDVLGIDTFGASAPGDKIMEEYGFTVSNVVARVKAMLQK; from the coding sequence ATGTTTAATTCTATTGATGATTTATCAGTAACATCTATCCGTACGCTTTCCATTGACGCAATCGAGAAAGCAAATTCAGGACATCCTGGTATGCCAATGGGTGCGGCTCCAATGACTTATACATTATGGACACGTTTCATGAATCATAACCCAAAGAACCCTAAATGGTTTAACCGTGATCGTTTTGTTTTATCTGCAGGTCATGGTTCAGCATTGTTATACAGCATGCTTCATTTATCTGGTTATAATTTATCGATGGATGACCTTAAGCAATTCCGTCAATGGGGAAGTAAAACTCCTGGACACCCTGAATATGGTCATACTGAAGGTGTAGAAGCAACAACTGGGCCACTAGGTCAAGGAATCGCTATGGCAGTTGGTATGGCAATGGCGGAGCGCCACGTTGCAAGTGTGTATAATAAGGATAAATTTGAACTAATCAACCACTTTACATATAGTATTTGCGGTGATGGGGATTTAATGGAAGGTGTATCTGCTGAGGCTGCTTCCCTTGCTGGTCACTTAAAGTTAGGTCGTTTGGTTGTTCTTTATGATTCAAATGATATCTCACTTGATGGGGACTTAGATAAGTCTTTCTCTGAAAGTGTAAAGGATCGTTTCCTTTCATACGGATGGCAATATCTTCGCGTAGAAGATGGAAATAACCTAGACGAAATTGCAAAAGCTCTTGAAGACGCTAGAAATGATCTAGACCGTCCAACTATGATTGAAGTTAGAACGGTTATTGGTTACGGTTCACCGAACCGCGCTGGTACTTCAGGCGTTCACGGATCACCACTAGGTGCTGATGAGTTAAAGCTTACAAAAGAAGCTTATAAGTGGACATTCGAAGAAGATTTCCATGTTCCTCAGGAAGTATATGATAACTTCCAAAAACTGATCGTTGAAACAGGAGAGAAGAAGGAAAAAGAATGGAACGATCTTTTTGCACAATACAAGACAGAATATCCTGAACTAGCTGCTCAATTGGAGCAGGCACTAAACAATGAATTACCTGCTGGTTGGGATAAGGACATCCCAGTTTACAGCGAAGGAAAGAGTCTAGCTAGCCGTGCTTCTTCTGGAGAAGTGCTTAATGGAATTGCGAAAAACCTTCCAATTTTCATCGGTGGTTCCGCAGACCTTGCAGGATCTAACAAAACGATGATTAAAGGATCTAAAGATTATATGCCAGGTTCATATGAGGGCCGTAATTTCTGGTTCGGTGTTCGTGAATTTGCAATGGGTGCTGCTATGAATGGTATTGCCCTGCATGGTGGTGTAAAAGTATTTGGGGGAACATTCTTTGTGTTCTCTGACTACCTACGCCCAGCAATTCGATTAGCTGCATTAATGGGTTTACCTGTAACCTATGTATTTACTCATGACAGTATTGCAGTAGGGGAAGATGGACCAACTCATGAACCAGTAGAACAGCTTGCAGCATTACGTGCTATGCCAGGACTATCAATTATTCGTCCTGCAGATGGAAACGAAACAGCAGCAGCCTGGAAGTTAGCAATTGAATCCACAAACAAACCAACTGCACTTGTTCTAACTCGTCAAGATTTACCTACATTAAAAGGTACAGACACTAATGCATACGGTGGAGTTTCAAAAGGTGCTTATGTTGTTTCTCCTTCCGAAAGGGAAACTCCAGATGCATTGTTATTAGCAACTGGATCTGAAGTAAGTCTTGCTGTTGAAGCTCAAAAGGCACTAGCAGGTGAAGGAATTCATGTTTCTGTTGTAAGCATGCCTTCATGGGATCGATTTGAACAACAATCTCAGGAATATAAGGATTCTGTACTTCCAAAGAATGTGAAGAAACGTCTTGGTATTGAAGTAGGTTCTTCCTTCGGATGGCACAAATACACTGGAGACGATGGCGATGTTCTTGGAATCGACACGTTCGGTGCTTCTGCTCCTGGAGATAAAATCATGGAAGAATACGGCTTTACAGTAAGCAACGTTGTAGCGCGTGTTAAGGCTATGTTACAAAAATAA
- the lexA gene encoding transcriptional repressor LexA: protein MVKISKRQQDIMDFIKEEVKSKGYPPSVREIGEAVGLASSSTVHGHLARLESKGLIRRDPTKPRAIEILEADETANIPRNKVVNVPVVGKVTAGLPITAIENVEEYFPLPESLAPADEHVFMLEIMGESMIEAGILDGDYVIVKQQPTANNGDIVVAMTEEDEATCKRFFKEKDYIRLQPENSSMEPIILRNVSILGKVIGVYRHIH from the coding sequence ATGGTAAAAATATCAAAGCGGCAGCAGGATATCATGGATTTCATCAAAGAAGAGGTTAAGAGCAAAGGTTATCCTCCTTCTGTTAGAGAAATAGGCGAAGCGGTTGGCCTAGCTTCCAGCTCTACTGTCCATGGACATTTAGCTAGACTAGAAAGCAAAGGTCTCATTAGACGGGACCCAACAAAGCCTAGAGCCATTGAAATTTTAGAAGCCGATGAAACCGCAAATATTCCGAGAAATAAAGTAGTCAATGTTCCAGTAGTTGGGAAAGTTACGGCAGGCTTACCAATTACAGCGATTGAAAATGTAGAAGAGTATTTCCCGCTTCCAGAAAGTTTGGCACCAGCTGATGAGCATGTATTTATGCTAGAAATCATGGGTGAAAGTATGATAGAAGCAGGGATTCTTGACGGTGATTATGTCATCGTTAAACAGCAGCCAACAGCGAATAATGGCGATATCGTTGTAGCCATGACAGAGGAAGACGAAGCAACATGTAAGAGATTCTTTAAAGAGAAAGATTATATCCGTCTACAACCGGAGAACTCTAGCATGGAACCTATTATTCTAAGGAATGTATCAATCTTAGGAAAAGTAATTGGTGTTTACCGCCATATCCATTAA
- the glnA gene encoding type I glutamate--ammonia ligase, with amino-acid sequence MAKYSREDIQRLAKEENVKFIRLQFTDILGTIKNVEIPISQLEKALDNKMMFDGSSIEGFVRIEESDMQLYPDLDTWVVFPWTAEKGKVARLICDIYTPEGKPFAGDPRNNLRRVLKEMEELGFTNFNLGPEPEFFLFKLDQKGEPTLELNDQGGYFDLAPTDLGENCRRDIVLELEEMGFEIEASHHEVAPGQHEIDFKYADALTACDQIQTFKLVVKTIARKHGLHATFMPKPLFGVNGSGMHMNLSLFKNGENAFFDPTGDLQMSDTARQFIAGILKHAPSFTAVTNPTVNSYKRLVPGYEAPCYVAWSAQNRSPLIRIPASRGLSTRVEVRSVDPAANPYLAMAVLLKAGLDGIKNKITPPAPVDRNIYVMSKEERIEEGIVDLPATLAQALDQLKSDEIIIDGLGEHIFEHFVEAKEIEWDMFRTVVHQWERDQYMSMY; translated from the coding sequence ATGGCAAAGTATTCAAGAGAAGATATTCAACGACTTGCAAAAGAAGAAAACGTGAAATTCATCCGTCTTCAATTCACAGATATCCTTGGAACAATTAAAAACGTTGAGATTCCAATCAGCCAATTAGAAAAAGCACTTGATAACAAAATGATGTTTGATGGTTCTTCGATTGAAGGTTTTGTACGTATTGAAGAATCTGATATGCAGTTATATCCAGACTTAGATACATGGGTTGTTTTCCCTTGGACAGCTGAAAAAGGGAAGGTAGCTCGATTAATTTGTGATATCTATACACCAGAAGGTAAGCCGTTTGCTGGTGACCCTAGAAATAACTTAAGAAGAGTCTTAAAGGAAATGGAAGAGTTAGGCTTTACTAACTTCAACCTTGGACCAGAACCAGAATTTTTCCTATTTAAATTAGATCAAAAAGGTGAACCAACATTAGAATTAAATGACCAAGGTGGTTATTTCGACTTAGCGCCAACTGATCTTGGTGAAAACTGCCGTCGTGATATCGTTCTTGAACTTGAAGAAATGGGCTTTGAAATTGAAGCATCTCACCACGAGGTAGCACCTGGTCAGCACGAAATTGACTTTAAATATGCAGATGCATTAACTGCATGTGACCAAATTCAAACATTCAAGCTTGTTGTTAAAACTATTGCTCGTAAACACGGCTTACACGCAACATTCATGCCAAAGCCATTATTCGGTGTAAATGGTTCAGGAATGCACATGAACCTTTCATTATTTAAAAATGGTGAAAATGCATTCTTTGATCCAACTGGTGACCTACAAATGAGCGATACTGCTCGTCAATTTATCGCAGGTATCCTTAAGCATGCGCCAAGCTTTACAGCTGTTACAAATCCAACAGTTAACTCATATAAGCGTCTTGTACCAGGTTATGAAGCACCATGTTATGTTGCATGGTCTGCACAAAACCGTTCACCATTAATCCGTATCCCTGCGTCACGTGGATTAAGTACACGTGTAGAGGTACGTAGTGTTGACCCAGCTGCTAACCCATATCTTGCAATGGCTGTTCTTCTAAAAGCTGGTCTAGACGGAATCAAAAACAAGATTACTCCTCCTGCTCCAGTAGATCGTAACATCTATGTGATGAGCAAGGAAGAAAGAATTGAAGAAGGTATCGTTGATCTTCCAGCAACACTAGCTCAAGCTCTAGACCAATTGAAATCTGATGAAATAATCATAGATGGCCTTGGAGAGCACATCTTCGAACACTTTGTAGAAGCGAAAGAAATCGAGTGGGATATGTTCCGTACAGTCGTTCACCAATGGGAACGTGACCAGTATATGAGCATGTACTAA